A single window of Acidobacteriota bacterium DNA harbors:
- a CDS encoding VWA domain-containing protein yields the protein MNTEVVSLTITVTDPYNRLVTGLDKQHFEVYEDKVKQEIAYFSDDDVPVSLGIVFDVSGSMKGKLDRARDALKAFIQTSHNDDDFFLVGFNQRANLLAEFTDGDTLSNKLHLVDPKGQTAVYDAVYLGIEKVKQGRHDKRALLLISDGQDNSSRYTYGELRKLLKEAGVQIYCIGIVEMGGGAGGALDMQGQGILEEIAQVTGGKAFFPRTAAELEDQTTRIALELRHQYSIGYMPTNVKKDGQWHKIKVNVKQPRGLPTLKVQHKEGYYAVAAQQ from the coding sequence TTGAATACGGAAGTTGTCTCTCTGACAATTACGGTGACCGATCCGTATAACCGGTTGGTGACGGGGTTGGATAAACAACATTTCGAAGTCTACGAAGATAAGGTCAAGCAGGAAATCGCCTACTTTAGCGATGACGATGTGCCGGTGAGTCTAGGAATTGTCTTCGACGTTTCAGGCAGCATGAAGGGGAAGCTTGACCGCGCCCGTGATGCTTTGAAAGCCTTCATTCAAACCAGCCACAACGATGACGATTTCTTTCTGGTCGGCTTCAATCAGCGAGCCAATTTGCTGGCGGAATTTACCGATGGCGATACCCTATCGAACAAGCTCCATTTGGTTGACCCCAAAGGGCAAACTGCCGTGTACGATGCGGTTTATCTAGGCATCGAAAAAGTGAAGCAGGGACGCCATGACAAACGGGCGTTGCTGTTGATTTCCGATGGTCAGGATAATTCTTCGCGCTACACGTACGGAGAACTGCGCAAGCTATTGAAAGAAGCCGGGGTACAGATTTATTGCATTGGAATCGTTGAGATGGGCGGTGGAGCAGGGGGTGCGCTGGATATGCAGGGACAAGGAATTTTGGAAGAAATTGCCCAAGTCACTGGCGGCAAGGCCTTTTTCCCTCGCACTGCGGCTGAATTGGAAGATCAAACCACACGTATTGCCTTGGAATTGCGCCATCAATACAGCATCGGTTACATGCCGACCAACGTTAAAAAAGATGGCCAATGGCACAAGATCAAGGTGAATGTGAAACAGCCAAGGGGATTACCAACATTGAAGGTTCAACACAAGGAAGGCTATTACGCGGTTGCCGCCCAGCAATAA
- a CDS encoding STAS domain-containing protein produces MLTIGIHYAGTIASLDMRGKFIKGQGGFQLQMLVDKVLSAGTSKILLNLTEVPIIDSMGIGEIVRAFKRTTESGGVLKLVGVTDRVYGALKITQLLDLIESYKTEDEAVASFGKEKKTKGKKKKGEESENDEPSEADSDEKDEE; encoded by the coding sequence ATGCTGACTATCGGAATACATTACGCTGGGACAATCGCGTCGCTGGATATGCGCGGCAAATTCATCAAAGGCCAAGGCGGTTTTCAACTCCAGATGCTGGTGGACAAAGTGTTGTCGGCCGGCACAAGCAAAATTTTGCTGAACCTGACCGAAGTGCCGATTATTGACAGCATGGGCATCGGCGAAATTGTTCGAGCTTTTAAGAGAACGACGGAATCGGGCGGCGTACTGAAACTGGTTGGCGTGACTGATCGCGTTTACGGCGCGTTGAAAATTACACAATTGTTGGATTTGATCGAAAGCTACAAAACCGAAGATGAAGCGGTGGCAAGTTTTGGCAAGGAGAAAAAGACCAAGGGGAAAAAGAAAAAAGGCGAGGAGTCTGAAAATGATGAACCTTCAGAAGCGGACTCCGACGAAAAAGACGAGGAGTGA
- a CDS encoding rod shape-determining protein, producing the protein MKLPSILNLMTDDLAIDLGTSRTRVFARGRGIVVNEPSLLAYDTPSQEVVAVGLEALELEGRASGDIQIISPLKDGVVADPTFAGKLLEHYLRKAKDGRSSISRRVLVSIPADASTVEHRALYYAAKEAGVGNVHFVNKGIVAILGSGVDPDDQRATLVVDAGAGTTTIAAMVHNHLIFTRTIRVGGNDMDLALIDMIKSNHSLLVGPRTAERVKIELGCAVPLDQENTTMVKGRSTIGGNPEMAVVNSIEIHEAIEPIVSRIVNAVQDALEALPPEASGDIYDRGMILAGGASLLAGLDERLSKETELAVQLTESPQRAVIRGLGLLFENPLALRRAIIKSES; encoded by the coding sequence ATGAAGCTGCCCTCGATTCTGAACTTGATGACCGACGATCTGGCAATTGATCTCGGCACTTCGCGCACGCGGGTTTTTGCGCGCGGACGCGGAATTGTGGTCAACGAGCCTTCGCTGTTGGCTTATGACACTCCGTCGCAGGAAGTGGTCGCCGTCGGGTTAGAGGCGCTGGAACTGGAAGGACGCGCTTCCGGTGACATTCAAATCATCAGCCCGCTCAAAGACGGCGTCGTCGCCGACCCGACCTTTGCCGGTAAGCTGCTGGAACATTATCTGCGCAAAGCGAAAGATGGCCGCTCGTCAATTTCCCGCCGCGTACTGGTTTCGATTCCGGCGGATGCCAGCACGGTCGAACATCGCGCACTGTATTACGCCGCTAAGGAAGCGGGCGTCGGCAACGTCCACTTCGTCAACAAAGGCATCGTGGCGATTTTAGGTTCCGGCGTAGACCCCGACGATCAACGGGCGACTTTGGTCGTTGACGCCGGAGCCGGAACGACCACCATTGCCGCTATGGTTCACAACCATTTGATTTTTACGCGCACCATTCGCGTCGGCGGAAACGACATGGATTTGGCGCTGATTGATATGATCAAATCCAATCACAGTTTGCTGGTCGGGCCGCGCACCGCCGAACGCGTCAAGATTGAATTGGGCTGCGCCGTTCCGCTGGATCAAGAAAACACGACAATGGTCAAAGGCCGCTCGACCATCGGCGGCAATCCCGAAATGGCTGTCGTCAACAGCATTGAAATCCACGAAGCCATCGAACCCATCGTCAGCCGTATCGTCAACGCCGTCCAGGACGCATTGGAAGCCCTGCCGCCCGAAGCCTCCGGCGATATTTACGACCGTGGAATGATATTGGCAGGCGGCGCTTCGCTGCTGGCCGGATTGGATGAGCGCCTGTCAAAAGAAACCGAACTCGCCGTTCAACTGACCGAAAGCCCTCAGCGCGCCGTGATTCGTGGTTTGGGATTGCTGTTCGAAAATCCGCTGGCGCTCCGCCGAGCGATCATCAAATCAGAATCGTAG
- a CDS encoding ABC transporter permease, whose translation MNKERFAQLARGQRRAEIVEAFSLALSAINQHRFQSALTLTGLIMGVATVIVVVALIQGLDNTVKSALSRLNPSSFVVARAGFSDFGNPDFMGLLKRRPPLTLDDAEEVRTNCPSIKTLSPFYAKTAFDPIRVWYKGEEAQSPILRGVDQYFSDATGMLVDRGRMISASDSTHRRNVTVIGRMIADGLFGAEDPLGKTIHIDSAVYEVVGLIEQREALFGGPSENQIVLIPFGTFDKYYPEREKEFLQFICLVDSPEDVERGMDEAREILRRHRRLSADAPDNFVLFASNQIVDIWTQASSGISVLMIGVASLGLLIGGIGVMNIMLVSVTERTSEIGLRKAVGARRRDVLWQFLLEAMMLTVMGGAAGVLIGIAIALLIQLLAPSLKASISIGAITAGLIVSTSVGLFFGLWPAYRAARLNPIDALRYER comes from the coding sequence ATGAATAAAGAACGATTCGCACAATTGGCTCGCGGTCAACGCCGAGCGGAAATCGTTGAAGCGTTTTCTTTGGCGCTGTCCGCGATCAATCAGCATCGCTTTCAATCGGCGCTGACGCTGACAGGGTTGATCATGGGCGTCGCGACCGTGATCGTCGTCGTTGCATTGATTCAGGGGTTGGACAATACCGTCAAAAGCGCGCTTTCCCGGCTGAACCCGAGTAGTTTCGTCGTCGCGCGCGCGGGCTTTTCGGATTTCGGCAATCCGGATTTTATGGGTTTGCTCAAGCGGCGACCTCCGCTGACGCTGGATGACGCCGAGGAAGTGCGCACCAACTGTCCGAGCATCAAAACACTCAGCCCGTTTTACGCCAAAACCGCATTTGATCCCATACGCGTTTGGTACAAAGGCGAAGAGGCGCAAAGCCCTATCCTGCGCGGTGTGGATCAATACTTCAGCGATGCCACAGGCATGTTGGTGGATCGTGGCCGTATGATCAGCGCCAGCGATTCCACGCATCGGCGTAACGTCACCGTCATCGGTCGCATGATCGCTGACGGTTTGTTCGGCGCCGAGGACCCGCTCGGCAAAACAATTCACATTGATAGCGCCGTTTATGAAGTCGTTGGATTGATCGAACAGCGAGAAGCTCTATTCGGAGGGCCAAGCGAAAACCAGATCGTTCTGATTCCTTTCGGCACCTTCGACAAATACTACCCTGAGCGCGAGAAGGAATTTTTGCAGTTCATCTGCCTGGTTGATTCGCCGGAAGATGTCGAACGCGGAATGGACGAAGCGCGCGAAATATTGCGCCGCCATCGCCGTTTGTCGGCAGACGCGCCCGATAACTTCGTCCTTTTCGCTTCCAATCAGATCGTAGACATCTGGACACAAGCATCCAGCGGAATCTCCGTGTTGATGATCGGCGTCGCTTCGCTCGGATTGCTGATCGGCGGCATAGGCGTGATGAACATCATGCTGGTTTCGGTGACTGAGCGTACTTCGGAAATCGGCTTGCGCAAAGCCGTTGGCGCGCGTCGCCGCGATGTGCTGTGGCAATTTCTGCTGGAAGCGATGATGTTGACAGTGATGGGCGGCGCAGCCGGTGTTCTAATCGGAATCGCTATTGCGCTGCTGATCCAACTGCTGGCGCCATCCCTGAAAGCGAGCATTTCCATCGGCGCAATCACGGCTGGATTGATTGTTTCAACAAGCGTCGGCCTTTTCTTCGGCCTCTGGCCTGCGTATCGCGCGGCTCGGCTGAATCCAATTGATGCGCTACGGTATGAGCGGTAA
- a CDS encoding ABC transporter permease, whose translation MDRKEILANAIDALLTQKLRSALAILGIVVGIAALVAMVALIEGANTYISDRLVTLQPDVFQVSQLPASLLNVNDFIKASKWKRIEYEDYLVVRGNCRECAAVGAESSLMGRLKWRGTVSGSVLVRGLTASMLDIERVEVAQGRFFTEAEDSQGMAVCLLGADVVSDLFGQTDPLGAELNVMGKPFQVIGTIAPRGSIFGRSQDRFIIMPMPAMFRRFGAHQSLTIYCQRPASVAQAAVVDEVRGIMRQRRHVLFGQEDTFFITTADSAAGIYQAVISGFYLVTIIISGIALTVGGLGVTNIMLVNVRERTREIGLRKAIGARHRDVLAQFLAETVVLCLMGGAIGTTLGLAIAKLISWTTPLPASSRPLVALTGFAVSSLVGLIAGVYPARNAAQLSPIDALRYE comes from the coding sequence ATGGATCGCAAGGAAATCCTGGCCAATGCCATTGATGCACTGTTAACTCAAAAACTTCGCTCTGCGCTGGCAATACTCGGCATCGTCGTCGGGATTGCAGCGCTGGTGGCAATGGTCGCGTTGATTGAAGGCGCGAATACTTATATTTCCGACCGTTTGGTCACACTTCAGCCGGACGTTTTCCAGGTGTCTCAGCTTCCCGCCTCACTACTCAATGTCAACGATTTCATCAAGGCTTCGAAATGGAAACGTATCGAATACGAAGATTATCTGGTCGTGCGTGGCAATTGCCGCGAATGCGCTGCGGTGGGTGCAGAATCGAGCTTGATGGGTCGCTTGAAATGGCGCGGAACTGTCAGTGGCAGTGTGCTGGTTCGCGGATTGACAGCCAGTATGCTCGACATTGAACGAGTGGAAGTGGCGCAAGGGCGTTTTTTCACCGAAGCTGAAGATAGTCAGGGAATGGCCGTTTGCTTGCTGGGAGCCGACGTGGTTTCGGATCTTTTTGGCCAAACTGATCCGCTCGGCGCAGAGTTGAACGTCATGGGCAAACCGTTTCAGGTGATTGGAACCATTGCACCGCGCGGTTCGATTTTTGGTCGTTCACAAGATCGTTTCATCATCATGCCGATGCCCGCAATGTTTCGGCGTTTTGGAGCGCACCAATCTCTGACAATATATTGCCAACGACCTGCCAGCGTCGCACAGGCTGCAGTTGTTGATGAAGTGCGTGGCATTATGCGACAGCGACGGCATGTCCTTTTCGGCCAGGAAGACACTTTTTTCATCACTACGGCGGATTCTGCAGCGGGAATTTACCAAGCGGTCATCAGCGGTTTTTATCTGGTCACAATCATCATTTCCGGGATTGCGCTGACGGTCGGAGGGCTGGGCGTCACGAACATCATGCTGGTCAATGTGCGCGAACGAACGCGTGAAATCGGTCTGCGCAAAGCCATTGGCGCTCGCCATCGCGACGTATTGGCGCAGTTTCTGGCCGAAACGGTGGTGCTTTGCCTGATGGGAGGAGCGATTGGCACAACGCTCGGATTGGCGATTGCGAAACTGATTTCCTGGACGACACCGCTTCCGGCAAGTTCGCGCCCATTGGTCGCATTAACCGGTTTTGCCGTCTCTTCGCTTGTCGGCCTGATTGCCGGAGTGTATCCAGCGCGCAACGCCGCACAACTTTCTCCGATTGACGCCTTGCGCTATGAATAA
- the holB gene encoding DNA polymerase III subunit delta': MSFAKLIGNERNKTILQRMLAHGRIAGTLIFAGPDGVGKRQFALTLAKAANCQKSPGGSFATDSCDECGVCRRIDDGSYGDVTTIQPDGQFIKIGQTRELAEEVYYRPREGRQRFFILDEADRLRDEAANSLLKTLEEPPPTSTLILLTSRPNSLLQTIQSRAQRINFAPLPIPEMETFLAENYPRPAADTALLARVTEGRIGQATAFDLSDYRQERRTLMELLELMARGEDRFRLLKAAEYIGKKERDEFEKELDLLISILRDVFLLSGGASPEQIVNVDVADRLQQLAAKIGLARVALWSETISEVRKKLRVNINRQVAMEAALLSLAETR, translated from the coding sequence ATGTCTTTCGCCAAACTGATTGGGAATGAACGGAATAAAACCATTTTGCAGCGGATGCTGGCTCATGGTCGCATTGCCGGCACGTTGATCTTTGCCGGGCCTGACGGCGTTGGCAAACGACAGTTCGCACTGACATTGGCAAAAGCCGCCAATTGCCAAAAATCTCCCGGAGGTTCGTTTGCGACCGACAGTTGCGACGAATGCGGAGTTTGTCGCCGGATTGACGACGGCAGCTATGGCGATGTGACAACTATTCAACCCGACGGTCAGTTCATCAAAATCGGGCAAACCCGCGAACTGGCGGAAGAGGTGTACTATCGTCCGCGTGAGGGTCGGCAGCGATTTTTCATCCTGGATGAAGCCGACCGCCTTCGGGATGAAGCCGCCAACTCGTTGCTGAAAACGCTGGAAGAGCCTCCGCCGACCTCGACGCTGATTTTGCTCACTTCGCGCCCGAATTCTTTATTGCAAACCATCCAATCCCGCGCACAACGGATCAACTTCGCGCCGCTGCCGATTCCTGAAATGGAAACGTTTCTGGCGGAAAACTATCCACGCCCGGCAGCAGACACGGCGCTGCTGGCGCGCGTTACGGAAGGCCGCATCGGCCAGGCAACGGCGTTTGATCTGTCAGATTATCGGCAAGAGCGTCGCACGTTGATGGAATTGCTGGAATTGATGGCAAGAGGCGAAGACCGATTTCGGTTGCTCAAGGCGGCGGAATACATCGGCAAAAAAGAGCGCGATGAGTTTGAAAAAGAACTCGACTTGTTGATTTCGATTTTACGGGATGTGTTCCTGCTGTCGGGCGGCGCTTCGCCGGAGCAAATCGTCAACGTGGACGTTGCAGATCGGTTACAACAATTGGCCGCGAAAATCGGATTGGCGCGGGTGGCCTTATGGAGTGAAACGATCAGCGAGGTTCGCAAAAAGTTACGCGTGAACATCAATCGGCAAGTGGCGATGGAAGCAGCGTTGCTCAGTTTGGCAGAGACGCGTTAA